In 'Nostoc azollae' 0708, the following are encoded in one genomic region:
- a CDS encoding DUF5131 family protein, with protein MVGGESGSDARGCNVEWIRSVVQKCQINKIPVFVKQMGGNVCEYGKGSLAYSYSPPGWKKGKDIKFGDSKYFPLDLQVREFPP; from the coding sequence ATCGTAGGTGGTGAATCAGGTAGCGATGCTAGAGGGTGCAATGTTGAGTGGATTCGGTCAGTTGTTCAAAAGTGCCAAATCAACAAAATCCCTGTTTTTGTAAAACAGATGGGAGGTAATGTCTGTGAGTATGGTAAAGGTAGCTTGGCATATTCATACAGCCCACCTGGATGGAAGAAGGGGAAAGATATAAAATTTGGGGATAGTAAATACTTCCCTCTTGACCTACAGGTGAGGGAATTCCCCCCATGA
- a CDS encoding ABC transporter ATP-binding protein — translation MLYLRNLTYHPTACPTAILKSINLELPPQQLGLIIGPSGSGKSTLLEILSGLAEPSSGAAFWRERQLIAEQLQQLAGIVFQFPERHFCGATILEELRLGHPELGSERVHQALTEVGLDHLSLSRPPHALSGGQQRRLALAVQLIRQPNLLLLDEPTAGLDWSMRHQLVNLLAKLKKDWTLLIVTHDAGDMLPIADRFWTLNHGVLETVDPAKLENQVKEAVVK, via the coding sequence ATGCTCTATCTCAGAAATCTAACTTATCACCCCACAGCCTGTCCCACAGCAATTCTCAAATCCATTAACCTAGAATTACCACCCCAGCAACTAGGTCTAATTATTGGACCTAGTGGTTCTGGTAAAAGTACATTACTAGAAATTTTATCTGGACTTGCTGAACCCAGCTCTGGTGCAGCTTTTTGGCGAGAAAGACAACTAATAGCTGAACAACTACAACAATTAGCTGGCATAGTGTTTCAGTTTCCAGAAAGGCACTTTTGTGGCGCTACAATTTTAGAAGAACTGCGTTTAGGGCATCCCGAATTAGGATCAGAACGAGTTCACCAGGCATTAACAGAAGTAGGATTAGATCATTTATCCCTATCTAGACCACCCCATGCTTTAAGCGGTGGACAGCAAAGGCGTTTAGCTTTAGCGGTACAATTAATTCGTCAACCAAATCTCTTACTATTAGATGAACCCACAGCTGGTTTAGATTGGTCAATGCGTCATCAACTAGTAAATTTATTAGCGAAACTAAAAAAAGATTGGACATTATTAATTGTAACACACGACGCTGGAGATATGTTGCCAATAGCAGACCGTTTTTGGACACTCAATCATGGTGTATTAGAAACAGTTGACCCTGCAAAATTGGAAAATCAAGTAAAAGAAGCAGTTGTAAAGTAA
- a CDS encoding Sll0314/Alr1548 family TPR repeat-containing protein yields MSTRFLIPKLMMFSRFPTFTEVTFTTLITILFSVSPAFAGDPFRSSEPHRIGNRTETAFKAIFQEGNYPAAEDYLKKAISDEPNEPLAYAIKAALAYVNQDLVGLDRYSKKTLDAGEKLMTSDPLRGNLYMGVGNFLEGAVILLRDFSINAVSKALRRLTKVYQYLDKAEEIAANDPELNLIWGYMNLMLALNLPFTSPDQAIERLEKNAAPGYLVNRGIALAYRDLRKSSQALDYVNHALKTTADNPEIYYLKAQILHEKGKKERSQDLIKDAIAHFDKALTKKSQLSVSLVKQIEYERNQAVNGLNNL; encoded by the coding sequence ATGTCCACAAGATTTTTGATTCCTAAATTAATGATGTTTTCTCGATTTCCTACTTTTACAGAAGTTACTTTTACTACTTTAATCACTATACTTTTCTCAGTAAGTCCTGCTTTTGCTGGTGATCCATTTCGGAGTAGTGAACCCCATAGAATAGGTAATCGGACCGAAACCGCTTTTAAAGCAATTTTTCAAGAGGGAAATTATCCAGCAGCTGAGGATTATCTCAAAAAAGCCATCTCAGATGAACCAAATGAACCTCTGGCTTATGCAATAAAGGCTGCTTTAGCTTATGTAAATCAGGATTTAGTCGGCTTAGATAGGTACAGCAAAAAAACTTTGGACGCTGGAGAAAAGCTAATGACCAGTGATCCATTACGTGGGAATTTATACATGGGTGTGGGCAATTTTTTAGAAGGTGCAGTCATTCTCCTCCGCGATTTCAGTATCAATGCTGTGTCAAAAGCTCTAAGGCGATTAACAAAGGTCTATCAATATTTAGACAAAGCAGAAGAAATTGCAGCCAATGATCCAGAGTTAAATTTAATCTGGGGCTATATGAATTTAATGTTAGCCCTTAATTTACCTTTTACTAGCCCAGATCAAGCCATTGAAAGGTTAGAGAAAAATGCTGCTCCGGGATATTTGGTCAACCGGGGTATTGCTTTGGCGTATAGGGATTTGAGAAAATCCTCTCAGGCCTTAGATTATGTCAATCATGCTTTAAAAACAACAGCAGATAACCCAGAAATTTATTATCTTAAAGCCCAAATCCTCCACGAAAAGGGGAAAAAGGAAAGAAGCCAGGATTTGATTAAGGATGCGATCGCTCATTTTGACAAAGCTTTAACTAAAAAATCCCAACTTTCAGTCAGTCTAGTCAAACAAATTGAATATGAACGCAATCAGGCTGTGAATGGACTCAATAATCTATGA
- a CDS encoding DUF3531 family protein, translating into MHIEFREFNPFDVWIWLKFSNVPSEREKQYVEEVFNSWFYLGKLGAFNAENLQVQDTGLDISYMDYDPSAYNKSFLALMHNMSEFEYEGEWGRCWFDLGTSDAIALDLLLNSLTQLSEEYVTIEILYIGGENSDWPVEDSETHANADSIYDY; encoded by the coding sequence ATGCACATTGAATTCCGGGAATTTAATCCCTTTGATGTTTGGATTTGGTTAAAATTCAGTAACGTTCCCTCTGAACGTGAAAAACAATATGTGGAAGAAGTGTTCAATTCCTGGTTTTATCTAGGTAAATTAGGAGCTTTTAACGCTGAAAATCTGCAAGTGCAAGACACTGGTTTAGATATAAGCTACATGGATTATGATCCTAGTGCCTATAACAAAAGCTTTCTCGCTTTGATGCACAACATGAGCGAGTTTGAGTATGAGGGAGAATGGGGAAGATGTTGGTTTGATTTAGGAACAAGTGATGCGATTGCACTAGATCTTTTACTCAATTCTCTCACCCAATTAAGCGAAGAATACGTCACCATAGAAATTTTATATATCGGTGGTGAAAATTCAGATTGGCCAGTCGAAGATAGTGAAACTCACGCCAACGCCGACTCCATTTACGATTATTAA
- a CDS encoding transposase family protein, which translates to MESKNIGINEKGAGGKGKLEIKEQVCLSLLYWRQIPTFEFLGLHFGICKREAKDTFHYWLEILRDIFPASLREQVEKHDSDYAMATQNKRQETKSFPPRVFLLNRSLDL; encoded by the coding sequence ATAGAAAGTAAAAACATAGGTATAAATGAGAAAGGAGCAGGGGGGAAAGGGAAACTAGAGATAAAAGAACAGGTATGTCTATCCTTGTTATATTGGAGGCAAATACCAACATTTGAGTTTTTAGGTTTGCATTTCGGTATATGCAAAAGGGAAGCAAAGGACACATTTCATTACTGGCTAGAGATATTGCGAGATATTTTCCCTGCTAGTCTCCGTGAACAGGTAGAAAAACATGATAGCGATTATGCCATGGCCACTCAGAACAAAAGGCAGGAAACAAAGAGTTTTCCACCAAGGGTATTTTTGTTGAACAGGTCATTAGACTTGTAA
- a CDS encoding DUF3370 family protein, with the protein MDKIPVFNSNSPEWIKTEGILLSTFARYGKKIPAADLNFPFQGRFDLFAHHYTHSPKNLQTLYLVVILYNPAKKPITVDILQGASYLIVDVAFVNLAPYFIENNDGK; encoded by the coding sequence TTGGATAAAATACCTGTCTTTAACAGTAACAGTCCTGAATGGATAAAAACTGAAGGGATTTTACTTTCTACTTTTGCACGTTATGGGAAAAAGATTCCAGCTGCAGATCTGAATTTTCCCTTTCAGGGAAGATTTGATTTATTTGCTCACCACTATACTCATAGTCCCAAAAATTTGCAAACGCTTTATTTGGTTGTAATTTTGTATAATCCGGCTAAAAAACCTATCACTGTAGATATTTTACAAGGTGCAAGTTATTTGATAGTAGATGTAGCTTTTGTAAATTTAGCGCCATATTTTATTGAAAATAATGATGGTAAGTAA
- a CDS encoding DUF3370 family protein: MMVSKVFSDPVDRAVADVLRGVGQKDFPAKLVIPAEGSRMLLNHPILLVNQGNVAG, translated from the coding sequence ATGATGGTAAGTAAAGTCTTTTCAGACCCAGTAGACAGGGCTGTAGCTGATGTTTTGCGGGGAGTAGGACAAAAGGATTTTCCGGCTAAATTGGTAATTCCTGCTGAGGGAAGTCGGATGTTATTAAATCATCCCATTCTATTAGTCAACCAAGGCAATGTTGCTGGGTAA
- a CDS encoding helix-turn-helix domain-containing protein, protein MERTRENFVIGGLEFALKDGENPPKPKKLDEKQEAFLIATACYTPLEGRVRWTMQLLAEHLVKVGIID, encoded by the coding sequence GTGGAAAGGACAAGAGAAAACTTTGTGATTGGTGGATTAGAGTTTGCTTTAAAGGATGGGGAAAATCCACCAAAACCCAAAAAATTAGATGAAAAACAAGAAGCATTTTTGATTGCGACTGCTTGTTATACTCCGCTAGAAGGAAGAGTGCGTTGGACAATGCAATTATTAGCGGAGCATTTAGTGAAGGTTGGTATCATAGATTGA
- a CDS encoding transposase: MIPLLVDNLNIHTPSVSYGVFSPQEARRIIEKLEFHYTPKHAYWLNQVGIELSILSRQCLERRIPNVEILSSEIATWESQRNQQKPSVYWGFKTKDARKKMQRLYPSI, from the coding sequence GTGATACCTTTACTTGTTGATAACCTAAACATTCATACTCCAAGTGTTTCATATGGAGTTTTCTCTCCACAAGAAGCACGCCGCATTATTGAAAAATTAGAGTTTCACTATACTCCTAAACACGCTTATTGGTTGAATCAAGTAGGAATTGAATTATCAATTTTATCTCGCCAATGCTTAGAACGACGTATTCCTAATGTAGAAATATTATCTTCTGAAATTGCTACTTGGGAGTCACAGCGTAATCAACAAAAACCCAGTGTTTATTGGGGTTTTAAAACCAAGGATGCACGTAAAAAAATGCAGCGTTTATATCCGAGCATTTAA
- a CDS encoding DUF3370 family protein, translating into MRTANNVKGGQLIYGRVAGVSEGATWKVNLIDNTKSQSLTIPQPGKAISYAITTLGSGRLSTQQSQTAKMVVRYPDTADKAHGNYGVEYNSVCL; encoded by the coding sequence ATTCGCACAGCGAATAATGTGAAAGGAGGTCAATTAATTTATGGAAGGGTAGCTGGTGTATCTGAAGGTGCGACTTGGAAAGTAAATCTGATAGATAATACCAAAAGTCAAAGTTTGACTATTCCCCAACCGGGTAAAGCTATTTCTTATGCGATCACAACTTTAGGAAGTGGTAGATTAAGTACACAACAAAGCCAAACTGCGAAAATGGTGGTACGTTATCCAGACACGGCTGATAAAGCACATGGAAATTATGGAGTTGAATATAACTCAGTTTGCCTTTAA
- a CDS encoding DUF3370 family protein: MRFRKPSVDSPFFRGTVRLKYTDDNGKQQTQYVHLRHRTGQVLDPLVKVVLKPGTKRMVQLDVIYPPDSTPLQVVTVRTLEIEST; this comes from the coding sequence GTGCGTTTCCGAAAACCATCTGTAGATTCTCCATTTTTCCGCGGTACAGTGCGGCTAAAATACACTGATGATAATGGGAAGCAACAAACACAGTACGTACATTTACGCCATCGTACTGGTCAGGTTTTAGATCCTTTAGTGAAAGTGGTGTTAAAACCGGGAACTAAACGCATGGTGCAGCTAGATGTAATTTACCCACCTGATTCTACACCCCTGCAAGTAGTCACGGTAAGAACTTTGGAAATTGAAAGTACATGA
- the ppc gene encoding phosphoenolpyruvate carboxylase, with product MGSLLYSSSPAVNLYPSELFLRHRLQVVEELWESVLRQECGQKMVDLLGQLRDLCSPEGQATHDQTASAVELIEQLNINEAIRAARAFALYFQLINIIEQEYEQKQQLTRYSDSGTINQEHLANIIYSTNQREDDLPVTKELGADSLSQSWTDTTPIKQKGTFAALFPLLFKLNVPPQQIQRLISQLDIRLVFTAHPTEIVRHTIRDKQRQVVDLLQHLDSLQNRSGGYPWEAQEVKERLLEEIRLWWRTDELHQFKPTVLDEVDYALHYFQEVLFDGIPQLYKRLKYSLEQTFPWLEPPSKNFCSFGSWVGSDRDGNPSVTPEVTWKTACYQRKMVLGRYIQSVKQLIELLSVSMQWSDVLPDLLESLELDQSTMSDVYDALALRYRQEPYRLKLAYVLRRLENTRDHNLALYSRERPANEDSPMYRSGAEFLSELRLVQRNLTETGLSCRELENLICQVEIFDFNLTQLDIRQESSRHCDALNEILEYLQVLPLSYNQLSEAQRVSWLTGELQTRRPLIPGELPFSEKTNDVIETFRVVRSLQQEFGINICQTYIISMCREVSDVLEVLLLAKEARLFDPAIAVGSIRVVPLFETVEDLQRSRSVMKKLFELPLYRAFLAGGYEALNSENTPPDTQPPNSPSSPTLNPNLQEVMLGYSDSNKDSGFLSSNWEIHKAQKSLQKIAEQYGLHLRIFHGRGGSVGRGGGPAYEAILAQPGNSINGRIKITEQGEVLASKYSLLDLALYHVETITTAVVQASLLRTGFDDIEPWNEIMEELSMRSRQHYRGLIYEQPDFIDFFHQVTPIEEISQLQISSRPARRPSGKKDLSSLRAIPWVFSWTQTRFLLPSWYGLGTALQEFLNEQPEEHLKLLRYFYVKWPFFKMAISKAEMTLAKVDIEMAHHYVQELSNPEDKAQFDKVFEQIASEFYLTRDLVLNITGHQRLLDGDPILQRSVQLRNGTIVPLGFIQVSILKRLRQYKNTTTSGVINSRYSKGELLRGALLTINGIAAGMRNTG from the coding sequence ATGGGTTCCCTTTTATACTCTTCATCCCCAGCAGTGAATCTTTACCCCTCGGAATTATTCTTGCGTCATCGTCTACAGGTAGTAGAGGAATTGTGGGAGTCAGTTCTTCGGCAAGAATGTGGTCAAAAGATGGTAGATCTATTGGGACAATTGCGCGATTTGTGTTCCCCAGAAGGACAAGCTACTCATGACCAAACCGCCTCTGCTGTGGAGTTAATTGAACAACTGAATATCAACGAGGCTATTCGTGCTGCTCGTGCTTTTGCTCTTTATTTTCAGTTGATTAATATCATAGAGCAGGAATACGAACAAAAGCAGCAGTTAACTCGCTATTCTGATTCAGGCACAATCAATCAGGAACATCTCGCCAATATTATTTATTCCACTAACCAAAGAGAAGACGATTTACCTGTAACTAAGGAACTAGGAGCAGATTCCCTATCACAAAGTTGGACAGACACTACGCCAATTAAACAAAAAGGCACATTTGCGGCATTATTTCCCCTGTTGTTTAAACTGAATGTACCACCCCAGCAAATTCAACGGTTGATTTCTCAACTAGATATTCGCTTGGTTTTCACGGCGCACCCCACGGAAATTGTCCGTCATACGATCCGAGATAAACAGCGACAGGTAGTAGACCTCTTGCAACATCTGGATAGCTTGCAAAATCGTTCTGGTGGCTATCCTTGGGAAGCTCAAGAAGTGAAAGAGCGTTTATTGGAAGAAATCCGCCTGTGGTGGCGTACAGATGAACTGCACCAGTTCAAACCAACGGTGCTGGATGAAGTAGATTATGCTCTGCACTATTTCCAAGAAGTCTTATTTGATGGTATTCCCCAACTGTATAAACGTCTCAAATATTCCCTAGAACAAACATTTCCTTGGTTAGAACCACCAAGTAAAAATTTCTGTTCCTTTGGTTCTTGGGTAGGTTCAGATAGGGATGGAAATCCGTCAGTGACACCAGAAGTTACATGGAAAACAGCTTGTTATCAGCGGAAAATGGTGTTGGGAAGATATATTCAGTCGGTGAAGCAGCTGATTGAATTATTAAGTGTGTCCATGCAGTGGAGTGATGTGTTGCCAGATTTGCTGGAGTCACTGGAGTTAGATCAGTCTACGATGAGTGATGTATATGATGCTCTGGCGTTGCGCTATCGTCAAGAACCATATCGCTTAAAGTTGGCCTATGTGCTGAGAAGATTGGAAAATACACGCGATCACAATCTGGCTTTATATAGTCGAGAAAGACCAGCAAATGAAGATTCCCCCATGTATCGTTCAGGGGCTGAATTTTTATCAGAACTGCGGTTGGTTCAACGCAATTTGACAGAAACGGGTTTAAGCTGTCGAGAGTTAGAAAATCTCATATGTCAAGTGGAAATTTTTGACTTTAACCTGACTCAGCTAGATATTAGGCAAGAATCATCTCGTCATTGTGATGCACTGAATGAGATTCTCGAATACCTGCAAGTTTTACCCCTATCTTATAACCAACTATCAGAAGCTCAAAGAGTGTCTTGGTTAACTGGGGAACTGCAAACAAGACGGCCGTTAATTCCTGGAGAGTTGCCATTTTCAGAAAAAACCAATGATGTAATTGAAACCTTCCGAGTTGTGCGATCACTACAACAAGAATTTGGCATCAACATCTGTCAAACTTACATTATCAGTATGTGCCGGGAAGTCAGCGATGTTTTGGAAGTTCTGCTCTTAGCCAAAGAAGCCAGACTATTTGATCCAGCGATCGCTGTAGGTTCAATTAGAGTCGTCCCACTATTTGAGACTGTAGAAGACTTACAACGCTCTAGAAGCGTGATGAAAAAACTTTTTGAACTCCCCCTATATCGCGCCTTCTTAGCTGGTGGCTATGAAGCACTTAACTCCGAAAATACTCCCCCAGATACCCAACCACCCAACTCTCCATCTTCACCCACCCTGAACCCCAACTTGCAAGAAGTGATGCTGGGGTATTCTGACAGTAATAAGGATTCTGGTTTCTTAAGCAGCAACTGGGAAATTCACAAAGCCCAAAAATCACTCCAGAAAATTGCCGAACAATATGGCTTACACCTGCGGATTTTCCACGGACGCGGCGGTTCTGTAGGTCGGGGTGGTGGCCCTGCTTATGAAGCGATTTTGGCTCAACCTGGTAACAGTATTAATGGACGCATCAAGATTACTGAACAAGGAGAAGTTTTAGCTTCTAAATATTCCTTGCTGGACTTGGCTTTATATCATGTAGAAACCATCACAACTGCGGTAGTTCAAGCTAGTTTGTTGCGGACAGGGTTTGATGATATTGAACCATGGAATGAGATCATGGAAGAATTGTCAATGCGATCGCGCCAACATTATCGCGGTCTAATTTACGAACAACCCGATTTTATCGACTTCTTCCACCAAGTCACCCCCATTGAAGAAATCAGCCAACTGCAAATTAGTTCGCGTCCAGCGCGACGACCATCGGGTAAAAAAGATTTAAGCAGTTTGCGCGCTATTCCTTGGGTATTCAGCTGGACACAAACCCGATTCTTGTTACCTTCTTGGTATGGCTTAGGTACAGCTTTACAAGAGTTCTTGAACGAACAGCCAGAAGAACACCTGAAATTGCTGCGCTATTTTTATGTTAAATGGCCTTTCTTCAAAATGGCAATTTCTAAAGCGGAAATGACCTTGGCAAAAGTAGACATTGAAATGGCACATCATTACGTCCAGGAACTATCCAACCCAGAAGACAAAGCCCAGTTTGATAAAGTATTTGAGCAAATTGCTAGTGAATTTTATCTAACTAGAGATTTGGTCTTAAATATCACTGGACACCAACGACTTTTAGACGGTGATCCCATCTTGCAACGTTCCGTACAATTACGTAATGGGACAATTGTGCCATTAGGATTTATACAAGTTTCTATCCTGAAGCGTTTGAGACAGTACAAAAACACCACGACCTCTGGAGTAATTAACTCCCGTTACAGCAAAGGAGAGTTGCTTAGAGGAGCATTATTAACCATTAACGGTATTGCTGCAGGAATGAGAAATACAGGTTGA
- a CDS encoding MBOAT family O-acyltransferase, with amino-acid sequence MKFISIFYGIFLLSIFGIYWTVAEQNLRLWILLLASIVFYSSWHIQYLPLLLVLTFINFRIGLEIGRNTSPGKHTQDWKISNEDWQIAQSDWNLNRLKILWFGVILNVGLLLSFKYFPLIIKWIFNISVNSPDTPFKLVTPLGISFFTFECIAYLIDVYRGAPATEKFLKFATYKLFFAKLISGPITRYHNLAVQFNTREFPNVDRFAEGLWFIAIGAVKKGILADNLGIFVDLCFGNLQRAGSTDLWLATFAYGLELYLDFNGYVDIARGSALLFGLVLPENFDFPYFSTSIADFWRRWHITLGDWLRNYLYFPLGGSRQGLMRTCGNLLIVMLVAGIWHGSAWGFIIWGILHGVALVVHRLTHAICNRSKILTLFWQNPIGIIFAWLLTQIMVFTSWIWFRLPKVQDSALVIKHLWAHTADAQFAEKVYVEALNISQYQLSYLLLGLAIIMSIIYAFKRLMKLEFSWPIKLVFVPLCFYAVWILAPEGGLPYIYFDF; translated from the coding sequence ATGAAGTTTATATCAATTTTTTACGGGATTTTCTTACTGAGCATTTTCGGAATTTACTGGACTGTAGCCGAACAAAATCTACGATTATGGATTCTGCTGCTAGCCAGTATTGTATTTTATTCTTCCTGGCATATTCAATATTTGCCATTACTATTAGTGCTGACTTTTATTAATTTTCGTATAGGTTTAGAAATTGGTAGAAATACCTCGCCAGGGAAACACACTCAAGACTGGAAAATTTCCAATGAAGATTGGCAAATCGCTCAATCTGACTGGAATCTTAACCGTTTGAAGATTTTATGGTTCGGTGTAATTTTAAATGTGGGACTTTTATTAAGTTTTAAATATTTTCCTCTAATCATTAAATGGATATTTAACATATCTGTAAACTCACCAGATACTCCTTTTAAATTAGTTACTCCCTTGGGAATTTCTTTTTTTACATTTGAGTGCATAGCTTATTTAATAGATGTCTACCGTGGTGCGCCAGCAACTGAGAAATTTTTGAAATTCGCCACCTATAAATTATTTTTCGCTAAACTAATCTCTGGTCCAATTACTCGGTACCATAATTTAGCAGTTCAATTCAATACACGTGAATTTCCCAATGTTGATAGATTCGCAGAAGGGTTGTGGTTCATTGCCATTGGTGCAGTTAAAAAAGGGATTCTCGCAGACAACCTGGGAATTTTTGTAGATTTATGTTTTGGTAATTTGCAAAGAGCAGGTAGTACAGATTTGTGGTTAGCTACCTTTGCTTATGGCTTAGAATTATATTTAGATTTTAATGGTTACGTAGATATTGCTCGTGGTAGTGCTTTACTATTCGGTTTAGTTTTACCAGAAAATTTTGATTTTCCTTACTTTAGTACCAGCATTGCAGATTTTTGGCGACGTTGGCATATAACTCTGGGTGATTGGTTGCGTAATTATCTATACTTTCCTTTGGGTGGTTCTCGTCAGGGTTTGATGCGTACCTGCGGAAACTTATTGATAGTGATGTTGGTAGCTGGTATCTGGCATGGTTCTGCCTGGGGTTTTATCATTTGGGGAATATTGCATGGAGTAGCTTTAGTAGTTCATCGTCTTACACATGCCATCTGCAATCGATCAAAAATTTTAACCCTATTTTGGCAAAACCCTATCGGTATAATTTTCGCTTGGTTGTTAACTCAAATCATGGTTTTCACATCTTGGATTTGGTTTCGTCTCCCTAAAGTCCAAGATTCTGCTTTAGTTATAAAACACCTTTGGGCTCATACTGCTGATGCCCAGTTTGCGGAAAAAGTCTATGTAGAAGCCCTAAATATCAGTCAATATCAACTCTCCTATTTACTCCTGGGACTCGCTATAATCATGAGTATAATTTACGCCTTTAAACGGCTCATGAAGTTAGAGTTCAGTTGGCCTATTAAACTTGTTTTTGTCCCTTTATGTTTCTACGCCGTTTGGATACTAGCACCTGAAGGTGGCTTACCTTATATCTACTTTGACTTTTAG
- a CDS encoding ATP-binding protein: MLTIVQQDHLTVKSDLKFFNQVQQWFEKFSLQYLIQRGWSKSQLYRLNLALVEGFTNAVRHAHLSLPPETTIEIELSLWMDRLEMRIWDYGKPFDPNEVPEPKPDNLQDHGYGWVIIRRVADHFVYERDSDSRNCLLIVR, from the coding sequence ATGCTTACCATAGTGCAGCAAGACCATCTGACGGTGAAGAGCGATCTTAAGTTCTTCAACCAAGTGCAACAATGGTTTGAAAAATTTTCTCTGCAATATTTAATTCAACGAGGCTGGTCAAAAAGTCAACTTTATCGCCTCAACCTAGCATTGGTAGAAGGATTTACCAACGCCGTTCGTCATGCTCATTTGTCTTTACCCCCAGAAACAACTATAGAGATTGAATTGAGTCTGTGGATGGATAGACTAGAGATGAGAATTTGGGATTATGGGAAACCATTTGATCCGAATGAGGTTCCTGAACCAAAACCAGATAATCTACAAGATCATGGGTACGGATGGGTAATCATTCGGCGTGTAGCAGATCATTTTGTTTATGAACGTGATTCTGACAGCAGAAATTGTCTGTTAATTGTCCGTTAA
- the petD gene encoding cytochrome b6-f complex subunit IV, whose protein sequence is MSTQKKPDLSDPQLRAKLAKGMGHNYYGEPAWPNDLLYVFPIVIMGSFACIVALAVLDPSMTGEPANPFATPLEILPEWYLYPVFQILRSLPNKLLGVLAMASVPLGLIVVPFIENVNKFQNPFRRPVATTVFLFGTLVTIWLGIGAALPLDKSLTLGLF, encoded by the coding sequence ATGTCAACGCAAAAAAAACCGGATCTGAGCGATCCTCAGTTAAGAGCTAAACTAGCTAAAGGCATGGGTCACAACTACTATGGTGAACCTGCTTGGCCCAATGATTTGCTCTATGTATTCCCCATCGTGATTATGGGTTCATTCGCTTGTATTGTGGCTCTAGCTGTGCTAGATCCCTCAATGACCGGTGAACCTGCTAATCCTTTTGCTACTCCTTTAGAAATTCTGCCGGAGTGGTATCTTTATCCGGTTTTCCAAATTTTACGCTCACTTCCTAACAAACTGTTAGGAGTGTTGGCTATGGCTTCTGTCCCCTTGGGGCTGATTGTAGTTCCCTTCATTGAGAACGTTAATAAGTTCCAAAACCCCTTCCGCCGTCCAGTAGCAACAACAGTATTTTTGTTTGGTACTCTTGTCACTATCTGGTTAGGTATTGGCGCTGCGTTGCCATTGGATAAATCTCTAACTTTGGGACTGTTCTAA
- the petB gene encoding cytochrome b6 — MANVYDWFEERLDLEAIAEDVTSKYVPPHVNIFYCLGGITLVCFLIQFATGFAMTFYYKPTVAEAYSSVQYIMNEVNFGWLIRSIHRWSASMMVLMMILHVFRVYLTGGFKKPRELTWVSGVILAVITVSFGVTGYSLPWDQVGYWAVKIVSGVPEAIPVVGVLISDLLRGGSSVGQATLTRYYSAHTFVLPWLIAVFMLFHFLMIRKQGISGPL; from the coding sequence ATGGCCAACGTTTATGACTGGTTTGAGGAACGCTTAGACCTTGAAGCGATCGCTGAAGATGTAACCAGTAAGTACGTACCTCCCCACGTCAATATTTTTTACTGCTTGGGTGGAATTACCCTAGTTTGCTTCCTGATCCAGTTTGCCACTGGATTTGCAATGACATTCTACTACAAGCCCACAGTAGCGGAAGCTTATTCCTCGGTACAGTACATCATGAATGAAGTCAACTTCGGTTGGCTGATTCGCTCCATTCACCGCTGGTCTGCCAGCATGATGGTGCTAATGATGATTCTGCACGTCTTCCGAGTTTATCTAACCGGTGGTTTCAAAAAGCCCCGTGAACTAACTTGGGTCAGCGGTGTCATTCTCGCTGTCATCACAGTTTCCTTTGGTGTTACTGGCTACTCCCTGCCTTGGGATCAAGTTGGTTATTGGGCTGTGAAAATTGTTAGTGGTGTACCAGAAGCAATTCCAGTAGTTGGTGTTCTGATTTCTGACTTACTACGTGGTGGTTCTAGTGTCGGTCAAGCTACACTAACTCGCTATTATAGCGCCCACACTTTCGTTCTACCTTGGCTGATTGCAGTATTCATGCTGTTCCACTTCTTGATGATCCGCAAGCAAGGTATTTCTGGACCTTTGTAA